The following are encoded in a window of Paraburkholderia sp. HP33-1 genomic DNA:
- a CDS encoding glutathione S-transferase yields the protein MSLELYYWDGLQGRGEFVRLALEEAGVDYVEVTRGKASKGLGTKAMMAVMQSPDEPYPPFAPPFLKDGDLVISQTANILFYLGPRLKLAPAIDSLRYVANALQLTIADVVTEAHDTHHPLASGRYYEDQKDAAKVRAHDFIDHRIPKFMSYFERVLAQNPAGDSFMVGDTLTYVDLSMFQLIDGLLYAFPRALKRFGEHYPRLAALHDNVIARPKIAAYLDSDRRIGHNESCIFRHYPELDKAAT from the coding sequence ATGAGCCTGGAACTGTACTACTGGGATGGCCTGCAAGGCCGCGGTGAATTCGTGCGGCTCGCGCTGGAAGAAGCCGGTGTCGACTATGTCGAAGTCACGCGCGGCAAGGCTTCGAAGGGCCTTGGCACCAAAGCGATGATGGCGGTGATGCAAAGCCCCGACGAGCCGTATCCGCCGTTCGCGCCACCGTTCCTGAAAGACGGCGATCTGGTGATCTCCCAGACCGCCAACATCCTGTTCTATCTCGGCCCGCGGCTGAAACTCGCGCCCGCGATCGACAGCCTGCGCTACGTCGCAAACGCCCTGCAGCTAACGATCGCCGACGTCGTCACCGAAGCGCACGACACCCACCATCCGCTCGCGAGCGGCCGCTACTACGAGGATCAGAAAGACGCGGCGAAGGTGCGCGCGCACGATTTCATCGACCATCGGATTCCGAAGTTCATGTCGTACTTCGAGCGCGTGCTCGCCCAGAATCCGGCCGGCGACAGCTTCATGGTCGGCGACACACTGACCTACGTCGACCTGTCGATGTTCCAGCTGATCGACGGTCTGCTGTACGCGTTTCCGCGCGCGTTGAAGCGCTTTGGCGAGCACTATCCGCGGCTCGCCGCGCTGCACGACAACGTGATCGCCAGACCGAAGATCGCCGCGTATCTGGACTCGGACCGGCGCATCGGCCATAACGAAAGTTGCATCTTCCGGCACTACCCTGAACTCGACAAGGCGGCGACTTGA